A window from Erythrolamprus reginae isolate rEryReg1 chromosome 11, rEryReg1.hap1, whole genome shotgun sequence encodes these proteins:
- the SMIM12 gene encoding small integral membrane protein 12 isoform X3, whose translation MWPIFWASIRTYAPYVTFPVAFVVGVVGYNLEWFIRGKPPPQTPEDEKSISERREDRKLQESAGKDLTQVISLKNKLEFAPKAVLNRNRPEKN comes from the coding sequence ATGTGGCCCATCTTCTGGGCGAGTATCCGCACCTATGCTCCTTACGTCACCTTCCCCGTAGCCTTTGTGGTCGGGGTGGTGGGCTACAACCTGGAGTGGTTCATCCGGGGCAAGCCCCCTCCGCAGACCCCCGAGGACGAGAAGAGCATTTCGGAACGACGCGAGGACCGTAAGCTCCAAGAGAGTGCAGGGAAAGACCTTACCCAAGTGATCAGTCTGAAGAACAAGCTGGAATTTGCTCCCAAAGCTGTTCTCAACCGCAACCGGCCCGAGAAGAATTAA